The nucleotide sequence taaatactaatactttgtaattgaattctattgttttggtacgagtttgaaatcattagttgagctaattaatgttattttatatgtcaaattcaaatctagatatggtaaaagaaaattaatagttttgtaaatataaaaaaatgattttgtaaatagatttttttttttattttaaaaagacaacgcttttaaagcattgcaaagatgatgtttttgcaaaaaatacacaacgcttttaaagcgttgtcttagctacaaacgacaacgctttaaaagcgttgtcgttgagcagacttttaacaacagtgcctttaacaacgctttttcaggcacaaagacaacgctttaaaagtgttgtctattagcttttttcttataGTGGTGGAAGGGATCTATCCATGATTCAAATATTTTGGCAGATGCCTTATCAAGAAATAGCGGGCTTAAAGTTCCACaagatatatattttattatatatgttacttgcttattttattttgttttttttgtaatttttaaaaattacataTGTTATTTATATTTGGTCGTTTGATTCCACGAACATAGTTTGATAGGTAAATATTTTTTAGTGGATGATGGATATTCGAATCAGTACCAATTTTTGGCTCCATTTCGAGGTGTGCGTTATCATCTCCAAGAATTCACTGGCCAACGTCGTCGTCGAGAAAATGAAAATGAGTTGTTCAATCTTAGTCATACCTCCTTGAGTAATGTCATTAAGAGAGTATTTGGAATATTTAAATCACagtttaaaatattcaaaacagcTCCTCCATTTTCATATACAACACAAGTCGAGGTTGTTTTGGCATATACTGGATTGCATAATTTTCTTCGCAAAGAGTATCATTCTGATGAATTTCCAGTTGAACCAGGCAATGAAGCATCTTCATCCTTGCCAAAATAAATTCATTATATTGATTGTTTTGATCAATTATTTGATACTCAAGAATAACAACGAGAAATGTCAATGCATAGAGAAATACAATAGTGAATCAAATGTGAAGCGATGTTCATCATATTGATAATAACGAACAttacatttttttcattttccgtaAATCCACGAGTTTTCATGAAAAAGTTTACAAATATATGTAAAAACTCTATATAAAAGTTTATAAAACCTTATAAAATTCTTTTCACAATAATAAAAGTTAATAAAATTTATCAACTCTATAAgcctatcattaaaaaaaataaatataagacaGTAAAATTTTCGATTGAATACACCTAAGTTAATATTTGAGGGTGAATACAAATTTCTGTGGACGAATTAGCCAAATTggtcattatttatttttatttttttccaaacgACTTGCGTACTTACTCAGAATAAACGGAACGAAATCCTTGCATATTCCGTAAATCCACGAGTTTTCATGAAAATTAAAAGTTTACAAATATATGTAAAAATTCTGTATAAAAGTTTATAAAACCTTATGAAATTCTTTTCACAATAATAAAAGTTAATAAAATTTATCAACTCTATAtgtctatcattaaaaaaaaataaatacaagacatttaatttttctattaaatacatctaaaaaaaatgtggaaccgtcacatcaacggcccctagagccggtcccacagaTATGAAAGGAGGTAAATATAGatacacaggtggaaagtacaCCCCGAAAATTGACCCCTGGATCTTTCAGCCATAGTACCATGCACTTATTTTTAGGGTGAATACACCTAAGTTAATATTTGAGGGTGAATACAAATTTCTGTGGACGAATAAGGCAAATTggtcattatttatttttatttttttccaaacgTACTTGCGTGCTTAGAATAAACGGAACTAAATCACTTGCCATCTTTCCCGGTTTAAATTtcgcctcgcctcgcctcgcctcgTACCTTCACACGTCGTCGTCATCATCATCCACCACAATGAGGCCCAACCAACTCTCCCTTAGcttcgtcttcttcctcctcctcctcctcctcctctcctcctcctccactgCCTTCCGCCATCTGACCGGCCTACTCAGCCTCGCCGACCTCTGCCGCCGCACCGACTTCCCTGACCTCTGCCTCGACGCCGCCAAGGCCTACGGCCACGCCTACCCGTCCCCGCCCGACGCCACAGCGCTGCTATCGATGCACCTCGACATGGCCGCCGACCAAACGCGGAAGGTCAAGGCGGAAGCGGAGGAGCTGCTCTCCAAGGGCGGCGGAAGCCCCCGCGAGAAGGGGGCGATCGACGTGTGCAACACGCTGTTCGGGGACGCCATCGACGACATGGATACGGTGCGGAAAGCGGTGAAGGGGCGCGACGCCGGCACCGCCAACAGCTTCCTGAGCGCCATCATGACGTCCTACAGCACCTGCGACGACGCCTTCTCGGAGATCCCCCtgcacaaccctttctcgatgCAGGACGACTCCCTCTCCGAGATTATCAGCAACGCGCTCGCGCTCCTCCCGATCGCGATTTCCTAAGAGACTCGAATTCGTGGCCAAAGAAGGGAAAATCAATTAACCATGACGTGTCTGTGATTTCTTCTCTTTGGTTTGTCGTCCTATTAaaaatatgaatttaaatttcGAGTGAAGGAATTGAGATTCAAAATAAAGATGAGGAAGGGAAATAAAACAAATTCTGTGACTGCGAATGTTATTTTGAAACTGCTGGAAGATAACGATCTTTAATTtcatttgaatttttttctttttttttctttttttttggatGGATTGTTAAATCGAGTTTATACATTTTGACAAATATATCATTTACTCCCTTAACCTTAGATTCTTCTTCGAGGTAGATTTTGTGGCCTTTCGACCGAACATGCACATACATCTCGTCTCACTCTTCTGCATATCCCATACCATGATAATCTTATTCGTCCCTCCTCCTCTTTGGATCTCACAGGTTATTCAGATCCTAACCGGGCAGGTTGCCCTGATGACTGTATTTTTCTTGGCAACGCTCTTATCTCCTGGAATTCTAATAAGCAATAGGTGGTTGCTCGCTCCAGTATTGAATCAGAATATCATGCCTTACGCATGCCACTGCTATTTTGCTGACTCCAGTCACTTCTTGGTGAGCTCCATGTTCCCATGTTGCAACCACCGGTACCGGTGCTCTTCTTCGAGACAAGCTCACGATGTGTGCCTCCTCGTTTTGCTTGAGGGAGGGTGTTAAGGGATATACTTCCCATGATTTTAGGGATTCCGGATTAGGTTTACAATTATCTCCAAATCCTTAGTGATCGTATCTAATCTCATAAATTAaagatctatatttatttgtatttatcATGACCCCACAAATTAAGGATCTTTGCTTACCATTATTTCTCTTTAAATAGCGCATCAACAATTGTGGTTGTAcggtaaaaattaatacaatatatCCTTTTATctatttgtttttcttcttctttacatTTGAATTGAATACGCAGTACCTGAACTTTTATCCGTTACTAGTTTCCAACGTGATATTGACCTTCTTTTGAAGCAGACTGACTTGGACTTTGAGATTGTAATTGCTAGATTTGAAACTAGAGCATATTCTAGAGGGCGGTCAGGGACGACCCTAAAGTATGTCATCAGGGGTGATGGCCTAGGGCCCTCGATTTTTGGGGTCCCAAATTTGACACACatgtataatatatattatatataattagattgttttaatgagaacccaaaaaatatattttattggattgttttaataaaaaacccaaaaatatatattgttgaattgttttaataaaGACCCCAAAAAATATATTTACCATTAAAATTTAagacaaaaatccaaaaatgaaaagaaaggagaaaaagaaggaatGTAAAcagtctttttttttctttccaagaCTTTTTTCTTTATACAACTCTTTTTCCATTAATTCATTTACAGAAGTCAAAAGActcagggggcgtttggtttaagaGAATAAGAGTGGAGAATGAGAATAACAATCATTAATTGTCATTGTTGATATTTGGATTATAAGAATGGAAATACAAATAAGAGAATGAATCCTTATAATTGGGTAATGTCTCATTTCCATGTCtccccccttcaatgagtcattattcTATTTTCaataatcaaaatattctcttattccaaaaatacttttgacccaaaactaaaatttttccccttaatatcaaatatcaaaatatatttatttaatttttctttcatatcactttctctctcattctctctcatcatattttttctctcctcattttatcacccactttctctctccttaatctctctcatcacattctctttcctcttttttttctcattatactttctctctcatcacactttctctctccttaatatcttatatcacactctcttccctctttttttttatcacactttctctcttattatactttctctctcctcaatctctcacatcacactcttttctctttcttctcatcatgctttctatctcatcacactttctctctcctcaatctctctcatcacagttgctctctttttttctcaacatactttctctctcatcactctttctccctcatcatactttctgtctcctcaatctctcccatcacatttgctttcctattttttttcatcacactttctctcttatcatactttctctctcctcaatctcttccatcacactctctctccttatttttttctcattacactttctctctcttcatcctctctcatcatattttctctctcatcttctatcatcatgctctctcccatcatactctttcctcattttctctcatcgtactttctctcttttcattctttctcatcatactttctctctcatcattctctctcatcatatttttctctcacattcaactttctctcacatctatttgtttctcttattttcctttaaaggtaaaaaaggaatttttaatttattccgatagaaaatattcaaccaaccaaacattgcttttaaaagtgatattcatgttcatactcattcccattccataatactatgattctcattccgattcctattcctaggaaagaaccaaacaccccctcaGAAGAGTGAAGTCTGAATCCTGAATGTCaatttcctctcttcttctcctttgaatctcttctaattaaatcAGAAAAGTCTATTCTCCAATTGAAATGTTAatttcatcaatatataaacttgCAACATAAATTACCTACTTATTTGTATTTTTTCTTattgtcaatattcaatattgatttttaatattgtattggagtccaatattttatgatttttttgtaAATTTGAAAGAGTTTAAATAAATTATCCAAATTTTAATCATCATAAAATAGATTATATCATTGATTGCTTCAAGCATAAATAAGATTGTATTGCTCTTTCActattattttcattgcttgtgtttgtttatgttggatcgtgaagaatcgatatggggggggtgaatatcgataacaaaaaaattgtcaagtaaatatgcagcggaaacataaaagcaatgctaacacaggtctttttacttggttcggagcctgtgtcgactcctactccaaggcccgcacacaagggtgctttcgatagacaattcactagcagttcgaaagttattacaaactaagtacagagaaatgccaatgaaaaaaaattaaagtaataCCAACAAAGTAAGAGACAAAAAGAGAAACAGCGCATTTGTCAGAGCTTCGCAGCgttgcaggagcacaggagagcgaatTCTTAGTTGTGTTGGAGCTTCTGCCTTGAccttccttatataggaggttcgggggcaCCTGGAACCTTCAGAGCGCCCCGATGTGACATAGCTGACCCAACCAGGAgcctccatgtggcgttgacgtaaaggggataaaactttgcctccgggcgcccgagtacctcccgggcgctcggacctccggacACCTGGGTAcctcccaggcgcccggacccacGTTTTCCAAcagact is from Zingiber officinale cultivar Zhangliang chromosome 7B, Zo_v1.1, whole genome shotgun sequence and encodes:
- the LOC122004527 gene encoding pectinesterase inhibitor-like — its product is MRPNQLSLSFVFFLLLLLLLSSSSTAFRHLTGLLSLADLCRRTDFPDLCLDAAKAYGHAYPSPPDATALLSMHLDMAADQTRKVKAEAEELLSKGGGSPREKGAIDVCNTLFGDAIDDMDTVRKAVKGRDAGTANSFLSAIMTSYSTCDDAFSEIPLHNPFSMQDDSLSEIISNALALLPIAIS